Part of the Sporosarcina sp. FSL K6-2383 genome is shown below.
GGTGTGCTTTTTCTTTATATAAGTTGAATTAATGATTCTTCAGCTGAAGCCGTGCCCGCGGAAAGCGTCCGCCCGGAACGGAAATCAGCGGGTTGTCGGATTATTTAATTCAATGTATTTAGATTAAAAATGTTTGTTAAAGGGTTTAGAAATGCGCTAAAGGTGTATAGTAAGCGATAGAGGCGTAAAAGAGCATTTTACTATTGCGTAATAGAATAAATAATCATGTTCACAAATTTGGAACAATTCACAAACCCTTGATATGAATACGTTTTCCGCTAATTCAAGGTGTAGATGGTTTCTTCAAGCGCGGAAGTTTTTTCAATCCGCGGATAGTTTTGGTATACTTATATATGTAATACAACAATTAATGAAGGAGGAAGAAAATGAAGAGCAAACTACTAGCAGTCATGTTCGGAGCTGTACTCGTCCTTGGAGCATGTGGTGGCGATAAAGCTGACACAAGCAAAGACACAGGTGGAGAAACAGCAACTGCTGACGCAGAAGCAATCGTAAACAAGAGCTGTATCGCATGTCACGGTAGTAACCTTGAAGGTCAAGGTAATACACCTGGACTAGCTGATATCGGCGCACGTATGTCTGAAGAAGAAATTCATACAATCATTGAAAAAGGTACAAGCGGCGGTATGCCACCTGGACTTATTAAAGGTGATGACGCTACAGCAGTAGCGAAATGGCTTGCAGAGAAAAAATAAATCGAATGCTGAAACCGCTAACGGGCAAATTGTCTGTGGCGGTTTTTTTTGTAGAAGTTTGGCGAAATTCCGCGCGGTTATTGAGATTCACTTGTAACTTTAGGAAAATCCGATAAAAAACAGAAAATTCTTTATGATTACATAAGATTACTACTGAAATAGAGGATTTTTCCTGTTCAGGTCGAATAGAACAACAAGATAGTCTGTAGGTCACGGTTATTAACTGTGAGAATAGTACTCACATATAGAGTTATAAAGGTTTATTGCAGAGCTTAATTGATACACAACTGTAATGCTTACATAGATTATTCATGCTATAATGGGCTTGTTGGTTAAAAAGAGGGAAATTTTATTTTCAGGTGGTCTTAACATGATTGTAATGAAAAATGTGTACAAAAAGTATCCCAATGGGGTTGTAGCAGCAAACGGCATTAATATTGAAATTGACAGAGGCGAGTTCGTCTATGTGGTTGGACCGAGTGGTGCTGGAAAGTCGACGTTCATCAAAATGATGTATCGTGAAGAGGCTTCTACGAGTGGTGACATCATTATTAATGGCATTAACCTTTCGACAATTCGCAACAAGAGAGTGCCTAATTTGCGTCGGCAAATTGGTGTCGTTTTCCAAGACTTTAAATTATTACCGAAATTAAATGTGTATGAAAATGTGGCATTTGCTCTTGAAGTAATTGAGGAAACGCCAGCACAAATTAGAAAAAAAGTAAATGATGTACTTGGACTTGTGGGACTGACGCAAAAAGCAAGAATGTTCCCTAATGAGTTATCGGGTGGAGAACAACAGCGCGTTTCCATTGCAAGGTCAATTGTTAACGTCCCTAAAGTTGTGATTGCAGATGAGCCGACTGGGAACTTGGATCCTGAAACATCATGGGAGATCATGAGGATTTTCGAACAGATTAATGCTCGTGGAACGACAATTGTCATGGCCACCCATAATAGGGAAATCGTAAACACAATTAGGCATCGTGTCATCGTAGTGGAAGGCGGACTTATCACCCGTGATGAATACGGAGGTGAGTACGGCTATGAAGGCTAGAACTTTAGGAAGACATTTACGAGAAAGCTTAAAGAGCCTACGTCGTAACAGTTGGATGACGTTTGCTTCGGTGAGCGCTGTAACCGTTACATTATTACTTGTCGGTGTCTTTATCGTCATTATGATGAACTTAAATCAATTGGCGGAAAGCATCGAGAATGATGTGGAAATTAAGGTGGTAGCGGATCCGGCGGCAAACGAAGCGGCTGTGAAGGAGCTACAGAAAAAGATAACTGAGACAGAGGGCGTTTT
Proteins encoded:
- the ftsE gene encoding cell division ATP-binding protein FtsE, with protein sequence MIVMKNVYKKYPNGVVAANGINIEIDRGEFVYVVGPSGAGKSTFIKMMYREEASTSGDIIINGINLSTIRNKRVPNLRRQIGVVFQDFKLLPKLNVYENVAFALEVIEETPAQIRKKVNDVLGLVGLTQKARMFPNELSGGEQQRVSIARSIVNVPKVVIADEPTGNLDPETSWEIMRIFEQINARGTTIVMATHNREIVNTIRHRVIVVEGGLITRDEYGGEYGYEG
- the cccB gene encoding cytochrome c551, whose protein sequence is MKSKLLAVMFGAVLVLGACGGDKADTSKDTGGETATADAEAIVNKSCIACHGSNLEGQGNTPGLADIGARMSEEEIHTIIEKGTSGGMPPGLIKGDDATAVAKWLAEKK